In Glaciimonas sp. PCH181, a single genomic region encodes these proteins:
- a CDS encoding HAD family hydrolase: MSANNSSVILGRYSALLFDMDGTIINSIAAAERVWSAWATRHGLDVATFLPTIHGARAIDTIAKLALPGVDAEMEAAGITKAETADVEGIIEISGAKSFLRSLPSDKWAIVTSAPKALAIERLKAAGIPLPDNIVTADDVAAGKPHPDCYLLAASKLGVDVTACLIFEDAHVGILAGEAAGAKLMVVTTTHLHSMPTPHPTINSYETILATVGEDGLIHLEERQAV; encoded by the coding sequence TTGTCAGCGAATAATTCATCGGTAATCTTAGGTCGATACAGTGCACTCCTTTTCGATATGGACGGCACTATTATTAACTCTATCGCTGCCGCAGAACGTGTCTGGAGTGCATGGGCAACGCGTCATGGCCTGGATGTCGCAACCTTTCTGCCCACCATTCACGGTGCACGTGCCATCGATACTATCGCGAAGTTAGCCCTTCCCGGTGTTGATGCGGAAATGGAAGCTGCCGGGATTACTAAAGCGGAAACCGCTGACGTAGAGGGGATCATCGAAATATCTGGAGCGAAAAGTTTTTTACGATCACTGCCATCGGACAAATGGGCAATCGTGACTTCGGCGCCAAAAGCGTTGGCAATTGAGCGCTTGAAAGCGGCAGGCATTCCCCTCCCCGACAATATAGTGACCGCTGACGATGTCGCGGCAGGCAAGCCGCACCCTGATTGCTACTTACTTGCAGCTAGTAAGCTGGGCGTGGATGTGACCGCCTGTCTTATATTCGAAGATGCCCATGTCGGCATTCTTGCTGGCGAAGCAGCCGGGGCAAAACTGATGGTCGTGACCACAACACATCTTCACTCAATGCCTACTCCTCATCCTACGATCAATAGCTATGAAACCATACTGGCCACAGTTGGCGAAGACGGCTTGATTCACCTTGAAGAGCGGCAGGCTGTGTAA